The Pseudarthrobacter defluvii DNA window GTGAACGCAGTTCCCTTGACACCGGCCTCTTCGAGGACCTGTGCCACAGACTTCTTGGCGTCCTTGGCGAATGCCTGGTCAACCAGGACCTCACCCTTGTAGAAGCCCGTCACGCGGCCTTCCACAATCTTGGTGAGTGCGGCTTCGGGCTTGCCTTCAGCCTTGGCGGTCTCTTCGGCGATGCGGCGCTCGGACTCAACGAGCTCGGCCGGAACGTCCTCACGGGTGAGGTAGTTCGGAGCCATGGCTGCGATGTGGACGGCGACGTCGTGGGCGGCGGCGGCTGCTGCTTCGCCTTCACCATCGACTGCGAACAGCACGCCGACCTGGGCCGGGAGGTCCTTGGAGGTCTTGTGCAGGTAAGCGTCGACCGTTGCACCCTCGATGCGGGAGATGCGGCGGACAACAACCTTTTCGCCCAGGATGGCGCCCTCTTCGACGACGACCTCGGACAGCGGCTTGCCGTCGACATCGGTGGCGAGCAGGGTTTCGAGGTCGGCAGCGCCGGACTCGACGGCGACGGCCAGGACCTTGTCCGCCAGCTGGATGAACTTGTCGGCCTTGGCGACGAAGTCGGTCTCGCAGTTGACCTCGATCATGACGCCGACGCCGTTGCTGACCTTGGCGGCCACGAGGCCTTCAGCGGTGGAGCGGCCTTCACGCTTGGTAGCGCCCTTGAGGCCCTTGATGCGGATGATCTCGATGGCCTTCTCGGCGTCACCGTTGGCTTCGTCAAGAGCCTTCTTGACGTCCATCATGCCGGCGCCGGTGCGCTCGCGCAGGGCCTTGATGTCCGCGGCAGTGTAGTTCGCCATGTGAACCCCTCTGTCTAGAAATGTGTGGTGGTGTTACGGACCGACAGGACGGCAGCCCACGGGGGTGGGCCGCCATCCTGTCAGCAGCTCCGGCTGCGGACAGCGCGGAGAATCCGGATATTGCGTGTCTTACTTGGCGTCTTCGGCGGGAGCCTCAGCGGCAGCAGCCTCGGCAGCGGCCGGGGCTTCCTCTGCGGCCGGAGCTTCAGCGTTCTCGGCCGGAGCTGCAGCGGCTTCTGCCTTGTTGCCTTCGAGGAGCTCGCGCTCCCACTCGGCCAGCGGCTCTTCCGGAGCTTCGGTGGCGCCGGTGCCGCGGTTATTGCGGGCGATCAGGCCCTCGGCAACGGCGTCTGCAACAACGCGGGTCAGGAGGTTCACGGAGCGGATGGCGTCGTCGTTGCCCGGGATCGGGAAGTCGACTTCGTCCGGATCGCAGTTGGTGTCCAGGATGGCCACAACCGGGATGTTCAGCTTCTTGGCCTCGTCAACGGCGAGGTGTTCCTTCTTGGTGTCGACAACCCAGAGCACGGAGGGAGCCTTGGTCAGGTTGCGGATACCGCCCAGGTTGGACTCCAGCTTGGTGAGCTCGCGCTTGAGGAGCAGGAGTTCCTTCTTGGTGTAAGCGGAACCGGCGACGTCGTCGAAGTCGATCTCTTCGAGTTCCTTCATGCGCTGGATGCGCTTGGCAACCGTCTGGAAGTTGGTCAGCATACCGCCGAGCCAGCGCTGGTTGACGTAGGGCTGGCCCACGCGGGTTGCCTGCTCGGCGATTGCTTCCTGGGCCTGCTTCTTGGTGCCGACGAAGAGTACGGTGCCGCCGTGGGCGACAGTGGCCTTGACGAACTCGTAGGCACGGTCGATGTAGGACAGCGACTGCTGGAGGTCGATGATGTAGATGCCGTTGCGCTCGGTGAAGATGAAGCGCTTCATCTTCGGGTTCCAACGGCGGGTCTGGTGTCCAAAGTGG harbors:
- the tsf gene encoding translation elongation factor Ts; protein product: MANYTAADIKALRERTGAGMMDVKKALDEANGDAEKAIEIIRIKGLKGATKREGRSTAEGLVAAKVSNGVGVMIEVNCETDFVAKADKFIQLADKVLAVAVESGAADLETLLATDVDGKPLSEVVVEEGAILGEKVVVRRISRIEGATVDAYLHKTSKDLPAQVGVLFAVDGEGEAAAAAAHDVAVHIAAMAPNYLTREDVPAELVESERRIAEETAKAEGKPEAALTKIVEGRVTGFYKGEVLVDQAFAKDAKKSVAQVLEEAGVKGTAFTRFRVGS
- the rpsB gene encoding 30S ribosomal protein S2, producing MPVVTMRQLLDSGVHFGHQTRRWNPKMKRFIFTERNGIYIIDLQQSLSYIDRAYEFVKATVAHGGTVLFVGTKKQAQEAIAEQATRVGQPYVNQRWLGGMLTNFQTVAKRIQRMKELEEIDFDDVAGSAYTKKELLLLKRELTKLESNLGGIRNLTKAPSVLWVVDTKKEHLAVDEAKKLNIPVVAILDTNCDPDEVDFPIPGNDDAIRSVNLLTRVVADAVAEGLIARNNRGTGATEAPEEPLAEWERELLEGNKAEAAAAPAENAEAPAAEEAPAAAEAAAAEAPAEDAK